A single window of Meles meles unplaced genomic scaffold, mMelMel3.1 paternal haplotype, whole genome shotgun sequence DNA harbors:
- the LOC123936449 gene encoding LOW QUALITY PROTEIN: E3 ubiquitin-protein ligase rififylin-like (The sequence of the model RefSeq protein was modified relative to this genomic sequence to represent the inferred CDS: substituted 1 base at 1 genomic stop codon), translating into MWATXCNWFCLDAQPEEAPPAQGARTQAYSNPGYSSFPSPTGSEPSCKACGAHFANMARKQTCLDCKKNFCMTCSSQVGNGPPLCLLCQRVRVTGFQREELMKMKVKDLRDYLSLHDVSTEMCREKEELALLVLGQHPVISQEGRTRAPTLSPDFPEHQAFPTQPHARIVPPTSARLPTSPTQATSVSPAQAQESQQANDQVSQDQEKPVYLESTARAPAEEETQSVDSADSFLPGRRAFLSDLTDLEDMEGLTVQQLKEILACNFVNYKGCCEKWELMERVTRLYKGQKGLQHLVCGAEDQNGGAVPPSVEENLCRICMDSPIDCVLLECSHMVTCTSCGKRMNQCPICRQYVIRAAPVFRS; encoded by the coding sequence ATGTGGGCAACCTAATGCAACTGGTTCTGCTTGGATGCACAGCCTGAGGAGGCCCCACCGGCGCAGGGAGCCAGGACCCAGGCCTACTCCAACCCTGGGTAcagctccttcccttccccaacgGGCTCGGAACCAAGCTGCAAGGCCTGTGGGGCCCACTTCGCAAACATGGCCAGGAAGCAGACCTGCCTCGACTGCAAGAAAAATTTCTGCATGACCTGTTCGAGCCAAGTGGGGAACGGGccccccctctgcctcctctgccagCGAGTCCGAGTCACGGGCTTTCAGCGGGAGGAGCTCATGAAGATGAAGGTGAAGGACCTCAGGGACTATCTCAGTCTCCATGACGTCTCTACCGAAATGTGCCGGGAGAAAGAGGAGCTGGCGCTCCTGGTGCTTGGCCAGCATCCTGTAATCTCTCAGGAGGGCAGGACTCGCGCCCCTACCCTGTCCCCAGACTTCCCTGAGCACCAGGCCTTCCCGACGCAGCCTCACGCCAGGATAGTACCTCCTACCTCCGCGAGACTCCCCACTTCGCCCACACAAGCCACCTCTGTGTCCCCCGCCCAGGCTCAGGAAAGCCAGCAGGCCAATGACCAGGTGTCTCAGGACCAAGAGAAACCTGTCTACCTGGAGAGCACAGCCAGAGCACCTGCTGAGGAGGAGACCCAGTCTGTCGACTCAGCGGACAGCTTCCTCCCCGGCCGGAGGGCCTTCCTGTCTGACCTGACTGACCTGGAGGACATGGAAGGTCTGACCGTGCAGCAGCTGAAAGAGATCCTGGCGTGCAACTTCGTCAACTACAAGGGCTGCTGCGAGAAGTGGGAGCTGATGGAGAGGGTGACGCGGCTGTACAAGGGCCAGAAGGGGCTCCAGCACCTGGTGTGTGGTGCTGAAGACCAAAACGGTGGAGCAGTGCCGCCCAGTGTGGAGGAGAACCTGTGCAGGATCTGCATGGACTCGCCCATTGACTGTGTCTTGCTGGAGTGCAGTCACATGGTCACCTGCACCAGTTGCGGCAAGCGCATGAATCAGTGTCCCATCTGTCGGCAGTACGTGATCCGAGCCGCGCCGGTCTTCAGATCCTGA